From one Candidatus Sulfotelmatobacter sp. genomic stretch:
- the nusA gene encoding transcription termination factor NusA: MNAEMIAALREIENERNISFESLLEALEAALISAYKRNFGGEANAIVTIDRQSGDYQVYHRRTVVPDGEVTDPKLEIAKSEAGARYEPGDFYDEVVTPRDFGRIAAQTAKQVIVQRIREAERDTVYNTYSAKLHDIVLGTVQRYEQRNMYVLLDDRKTEALLPFSEQVPRENYRINDRIRAYVLDVRKTNKGPLVVLSRAAEGLVQRLIEFQVPEIQDDIVEIMAIAREPGARTKVAVTSRRPEVDPVGACLGPKSTRIANVSDELRGEKIDVIRWAPDLPTFIANALAPAKVLGVELYEEEGIALVVVPDHQLSLAIGREGQNVRLAARLSGWRLDITSDSEAAEARERYAAEREARAATAAAATAEPEEELLPVEGTEVEAEADEEEGAVDQDELLRRLEEFKREMFTNE, from the coding sequence ATGAACGCAGAGATGATCGCGGCGCTCCGCGAGATCGAGAACGAGCGCAACATCAGCTTCGAGTCGTTGCTCGAAGCGCTGGAGGCCGCGCTGATCTCCGCCTACAAGCGGAATTTCGGCGGTGAAGCCAACGCGATCGTGACCATCGATCGCCAGAGCGGGGACTATCAGGTCTATCACCGCCGCACCGTCGTGCCCGACGGCGAGGTGACCGATCCGAAGCTCGAGATCGCGAAGAGCGAGGCCGGCGCGCGCTACGAGCCGGGCGACTTCTACGACGAAGTCGTCACGCCGCGCGACTTCGGCCGCATCGCCGCGCAGACGGCCAAGCAGGTCATCGTCCAGCGCATCCGCGAGGCCGAGCGCGACACCGTCTACAACACGTACTCCGCCAAGCTGCACGACATCGTGCTGGGCACCGTCCAGCGCTACGAGCAGCGCAACATGTACGTGCTGCTCGACGATCGCAAGACCGAAGCGCTGCTGCCGTTCTCGGAACAGGTTCCGCGCGAGAACTACCGCATCAACGACCGCATCCGGGCCTACGTGCTCGACGTGCGCAAGACCAACAAGGGTCCGCTGGTCGTCCTCTCGCGCGCGGCCGAAGGGCTCGTGCAGCGGCTGATCGAGTTCCAGGTCCCCGAGATCCAGGACGACATCGTGGAGATCATGGCGATCGCTCGCGAGCCGGGCGCGCGCACCAAGGTCGCGGTCACCTCACGGCGCCCGGAAGTCGATCCGGTCGGCGCGTGTCTGGGGCCGAAGTCCACCCGCATCGCCAACGTCTCCGACGAGCTGCGCGGTGAGAAGATCGACGTCATCCGCTGGGCGCCCGACCTGCCGACCTTCATCGCCAACGCCTTGGCGCCGGCCAAGGTACTCGGCGTCGAGCTGTACGAGGAGGAAGGGATCGCGCTGGTCGTCGTCCCCGACCACCAGCTTTCGCTGGCGATCGGCCGCGAGGGGCAGAACGTCCGCCTGGCCGCCCGCTTGAGCGGGTGGCGGCTCGACATCACCAGCGACTCCGAGGCGGCCGAGGCGCGCGAGCGTTACGCGGCCGAGCGGGAGGCCCGTGCCGCCACGGCGGCGGCCGCCACCGCCGAGCCCGAGGAGGAGCTGCTGCCGGTCGAGGGCACCGAGGTCGAGGCCGAGGCCGACGAGGAGGAAGGCGCGGTCGACCAGGACGAGCTGCTGCGCCGGCTCGAGGAGTTCAAGCGGGAGATGTTCACGAACGAATGA
- the pyk gene encoding pyruvate kinase, whose translation MQPPPKRTKIVATLGPASRDPAMLRSLFLAGVNVARLNFSHGTHEEHAQTIADVRRVAKELGLHVAILQDLPGPKVRTGTFSNGTSSVRLEQGAPFVLCTDAVGGDAEHVSVSYAGLARDVEIGKRIYLADGSIALRVQAVDGAHVHTIVETGGELREKQGINYPDGTLELDAVTDRDLEHLDFGIAQGVDWVAVSFVRTAQDVWRVKSHIGEAGMSIPVMAKIEKHEALDHIDDILTVADGIMVARGDLGIEIPLEDVPLVQKDLIARSNRASKPVVTATQMLESMISAARPTRAEVTDVANAILDGTDAVMLSGESARGLYPLEAVRTMATIAMQVESKYPFQDLRERRSIDGGKVDTDEDIGMSIAEAAVRSADALGLRLVVTGTTTGNTARHISSFRPQAKILALTPLEDVARKMAVVWGVDSVVVQTYRYIETLIEIAEARVVAEGHAAPGETIAITSGMPVGAGGTNVLKIHRLPAH comes from the coding sequence GTGCAGCCGCCTCCGAAACGCACCAAGATCGTCGCGACGCTGGGCCCGGCGTCACGCGATCCGGCGATGCTGCGCTCGCTCTTCTTGGCCGGCGTCAACGTCGCTCGACTCAACTTCTCGCACGGCACCCACGAAGAGCACGCGCAGACGATCGCCGACGTGCGCCGCGTCGCCAAAGAGCTCGGGCTCCACGTCGCGATCCTGCAAGACTTGCCGGGTCCCAAAGTGCGCACCGGGACGTTCTCGAACGGCACCAGCTCGGTGCGGCTCGAGCAAGGCGCGCCGTTCGTGCTCTGTACCGACGCCGTCGGCGGCGACGCCGAGCACGTCTCGGTCAGCTACGCCGGCTTGGCGCGCGACGTCGAGATCGGCAAGCGCATCTACTTGGCCGACGGCTCGATCGCGCTGCGCGTGCAAGCCGTCGACGGCGCGCACGTCCACACCATCGTCGAGACCGGCGGCGAGCTGCGCGAGAAACAGGGCATCAACTATCCCGACGGCACGCTCGAGCTCGACGCCGTCACCGACCGCGATCTCGAGCACCTCGATTTCGGCATCGCGCAGGGCGTCGACTGGGTCGCGGTCTCGTTCGTGCGCACCGCCCAAGACGTCTGGCGCGTCAAGTCGCACATCGGCGAGGCCGGAATGTCGATCCCGGTGATGGCCAAGATCGAGAAGCACGAGGCGCTCGATCACATCGACGACATCCTCACCGTCGCCGACGGGATCATGGTCGCGCGCGGTGACCTCGGCATCGAGATCCCGCTCGAAGACGTGCCGCTGGTGCAGAAGGATCTGATCGCGCGCTCCAACCGCGCCTCGAAGCCGGTCGTGACCGCCACCCAGATGCTCGAGTCGATGATCTCCGCGGCCCGGCCGACGCGCGCCGAGGTCACCGACGTCGCCAACGCGATCCTCGACGGGACCGACGCGGTCATGCTCTCGGGCGAGAGCGCGCGCGGGCTCTACCCGCTCGAGGCGGTGCGCACGATGGCCACCATCGCCATGCAGGTCGAGTCGAAGTATCCCTTCCAGGACTTGCGCGAGCGCCGTTCGATCGACGGCGGCAAGGTCGACACCGACGAGGACATCGGGATGTCGATCGCCGAGGCCGCGGTACGCTCGGCCGACGCGCTCGGGCTGCGGCTGGTCGTCACCGGGACGACGACCGGCAACACGGCGCGCCACATCTCCTCGTTCCGCCCGCAGGCGAAGATCCTCGCGCTCACGCCGCTCGAGGACGTCGCGCGCAAGATGGCCGTCGTGTGGGGCGTCGACTCGGTCGTCGTGCAGACCTATCGCTACATCGAGACGCTGATCGAGATCGCCGAAGCGCGGGTGGTCGCCGAAGGCCACGCCGCGCCGGGCGAGACGATCGCGATCACCAGCGGCATGCCGGTCGGCGCCGGCGGGACCAACGTCCTCAAGATCCATCGCCTCCCGGCGCACTAG
- a CDS encoding TRAP transporter substrate-binding protein: MKLSRARILAGGAAAGAFASIGILRWPGEAAQFTLTIGNDQTPTHPMNVATAEAIKRIQDQSGGQVAINLQGNSVLGTDTGMITQLRSGAIALLQIGNNILGSVIPSATLLSIPFAFRSAEQYRSACDGPLGAYIGAAGAKVGIRKFSTAFYGGFFEMQNRVRPIDKPADMTGIKFRVPAGPIDVATFRALGATPTPINLSEVYTSLQTHLVDGIEVPLPTVRNFKFYEQVKYCSMTNHIGLAYLLFANADTWQRLPKNVQDLLDRELDAAAQSASKMMAAQEVSLQAELAKDGMAFNRPNPEPFAQTIRAAGLYKQWRDQNDPKGWDELEKTTGKLT; this comes from the coding sequence GTGAAGCTCTCTCGCGCACGTATCCTCGCCGGCGGCGCCGCGGCCGGCGCGTTCGCCTCGATCGGGATCCTGCGCTGGCCCGGCGAGGCCGCGCAGTTCACCCTCACGATCGGCAACGACCAGACGCCGACGCACCCGATGAACGTCGCGACGGCCGAGGCTATCAAGCGCATCCAGGATCAGTCCGGCGGTCAGGTCGCCATCAACCTGCAGGGCAACAGCGTGCTCGGCACCGACACCGGCATGATCACGCAGCTGCGCAGCGGAGCGATCGCGCTGCTGCAGATCGGCAACAACATCCTCGGCTCGGTGATCCCCTCGGCGACGCTGCTGAGCATTCCGTTCGCGTTTCGTTCGGCGGAGCAGTATCGCAGCGCGTGCGACGGTCCGCTGGGCGCGTACATCGGCGCCGCCGGCGCGAAGGTCGGCATCCGCAAGTTCTCCACCGCGTTCTACGGCGGCTTCTTCGAGATGCAGAACCGCGTGCGCCCGATCGACAAACCGGCCGACATGACGGGGATCAAGTTCCGCGTCCCGGCCGGCCCGATCGACGTCGCCACCTTCCGCGCGCTGGGCGCGACGCCGACGCCGATCAACCTCTCCGAGGTCTACACCTCGCTGCAGACGCATTTGGTCGACGGAATCGAGGTCCCGCTGCCGACGGTCCGCAACTTCAAGTTCTACGAACAAGTGAAGTACTGCTCGATGACCAACCACATCGGCTTGGCCTATCTGCTCTTCGCCAACGCCGACACGTGGCAGCGGCTGCCCAAGAACGTCCAAGACCTGCTCGACCGCGAGCTCGACGCCGCCGCGCAGAGCGCGTCGAAGATGATGGCCGCGCAAGAGGTCAGCCTGCAAGCCGAGCTGGCCAAGGACGGGATGGCCTTCAACCGCCCCAATCCCGAGCCGTTCGCGCAGACGATCCGCGCGGCCGGACTCTACAAGCAGTGGCGCGATCAGAACGACCCCAAGGGCTGGGACGAGCTCGAAAAGACGACCGGCAAGCTGACGTAG
- a CDS encoding low specificity L-threonine aldolase, producing the protein MVERHFASDNNAGAHPEILAALAACNAGHVSAYGDDPYTERAQAAFHALLGDQARVFFAFNGSGANVVTLAAALQPWQAVICPAGAHVAVDECGAFERFQGAKLIDVPVENGKLTPDDVLRQLHGIGDQHHVQPAAISISQSTEVGTVYTLEELRALGEVCRAHGLFFHLDGARIANAVAALGCDVRAMLVDTGVDACTFGGTKNGLVFGEAVVFPRGHAAADNFKYTRKSGLQLPSKMRYVAAQFEALLREGLWLRSAAHANAMARLLAERLRDLDDVVRFAYPVEANGLFPILPRAAIAPLQAERRFYVWDEARDVVRWMTSWDTTPEDVHAFADAVWRIAPRPKAITTA; encoded by the coding sequence ATGGTCGAGCGACACTTCGCCAGCGACAACAACGCCGGCGCCCATCCCGAGATCCTGGCCGCGCTGGCCGCGTGCAACGCGGGCCACGTGAGCGCCTACGGCGACGACCCGTATACCGAGCGTGCCCAGGCCGCGTTCCACGCGCTGCTCGGCGATCAGGCGCGCGTCTTCTTCGCGTTCAACGGCAGCGGCGCGAACGTGGTGACGCTGGCCGCCGCGCTGCAGCCGTGGCAAGCCGTCATCTGTCCCGCCGGCGCGCACGTCGCGGTCGACGAGTGCGGCGCGTTTGAGCGTTTCCAGGGCGCCAAGCTGATCGACGTTCCGGTCGAGAACGGCAAACTGACGCCCGACGACGTGTTGCGCCAGCTGCACGGGATCGGCGACCAGCATCACGTGCAGCCGGCCGCGATCTCGATCTCGCAGAGCACCGAGGTCGGCACCGTCTACACGCTCGAGGAGCTGCGTGCGCTCGGTGAGGTCTGCCGCGCGCACGGTCTATTCTTTCACCTCGACGGCGCCCGCATCGCCAACGCCGTCGCCGCGCTGGGCTGCGACGTGCGCGCGATGCTGGTCGACACCGGCGTCGACGCCTGCACCTTCGGCGGGACGAAGAACGGCCTGGTGTTCGGCGAGGCCGTCGTCTTTCCGCGCGGTCACGCCGCCGCCGACAACTTCAAATACACTCGTAAGTCGGGCTTGCAGCTACCCTCGAAGATGCGCTACGTCGCGGCGCAGTTCGAGGCGCTGCTGCGCGAGGGACTGTGGCTGCGCAGCGCCGCGCACGCCAACGCGATGGCGAGGCTGCTGGCCGAGCGGCTGCGCGACCTCGACGACGTCGTGCGCTTCGCCTATCCGGTCGAGGCCAACGGCCTGTTTCCGATCTTGCCGCGCGCGGCGATCGCGCCGCTGCAGGCCGAGCGCCGCTTCTACGTCTGGGACGAGGCGCGCGACGTCGTGCGCTGGATGACCTCCTGGGACACCACGCCCGAGGACGTGCACGCGTTCGCCGACGCCGTCTGGCGCATCGCCCCGCGCCCCAAAGCGATTACGACCGCGTAG
- a CDS encoding tetratricopeptide repeat protein — protein MSGADERIALMLALNAIEIRLASAPNDVTLRFDRARCIEALGREDDALRAYGEVLALEPAHVRAMNAFGVLLLGSGDREAAESVFAHAAACHPDDASSHANLAFTLARRGELASARAHYEAALRAEPRLALAHHGLATVLERLGEDAAARRHRALGLAHRPLTELRYRGAGAPTRLLLLGTAADGNIVTTRLLDDRLFATSVVVVEHYDPAVALPPHDVVFNVIGEADVCARQLDAAGLLLRATSAPIVNPPQAVLATTRTAVARRLGGIPDVRTPRIVPLTRAQLAAPTVAATLRAHGLEVPFLLRAPGFHGGRHFVRVDALGELPTLLDTLPGDGLLALSFLDARAADGLVRKYRVMIADGVLHPLHLALGRQWNLHYFSAEMADVPAHRAQEAAFLADMPGVLGPRVMAALERVRSELGLDYGGIDFGIDGEGRALIFEANATMVVPEADPDPAFAYRRPAAERVVVAVRTMLLARARSGRRQAPPPGR, from the coding sequence ATGTCGGGCGCCGACGAACGGATCGCGCTGATGCTGGCGCTCAACGCGATCGAGATCCGCCTGGCGAGCGCACCGAACGACGTCACGCTGCGCTTCGACCGGGCGCGCTGCATCGAGGCGCTCGGGCGCGAAGACGACGCCCTGCGCGCGTATGGCGAGGTCTTGGCGCTCGAGCCCGCGCACGTCCGCGCGATGAACGCGTTCGGCGTGCTGCTGCTCGGCAGCGGCGATCGCGAGGCCGCCGAGTCGGTGTTCGCGCACGCCGCGGCGTGCCACCCGGACGACGCGAGCTCACACGCCAACCTCGCCTTCACGCTGGCGCGGCGCGGCGAGCTGGCGTCGGCACGCGCGCATTACGAGGCGGCGCTGCGTGCGGAGCCGCGCCTCGCGCTCGCGCACCACGGCTTGGCCACGGTGCTCGAACGGCTCGGCGAGGACGCTGCGGCGCGCCGGCACCGTGCGCTCGGCCTGGCCCACCGGCCGCTGACGGAGCTGCGGTACCGGGGAGCAGGCGCGCCGACGCGGCTGTTGCTGCTGGGCACAGCCGCCGACGGGAACATCGTCACGACGCGCTTGCTCGACGACCGGCTCTTCGCGACCTCGGTTGTGGTGGTCGAACACTACGATCCGGCCGTCGCGTTGCCGCCGCACGACGTCGTCTTCAACGTGATCGGTGAAGCGGACGTCTGCGCGCGCCAGCTCGACGCCGCCGGGCTGTTGTTGCGCGCGACGAGCGCGCCGATCGTCAACCCGCCGCAGGCCGTGCTCGCGACGACGCGCACCGCCGTCGCACGCCGCTTGGGCGGCATCCCGGACGTGCGCACCCCGAGAATCGTGCCGTTGACGCGCGCACAGCTCGCGGCGCCGACGGTGGCGGCGACGCTGCGCGCGCACGGTTTGGAGGTGCCGTTTCTCTTACGCGCGCCGGGCTTTCACGGCGGCCGGCACTTCGTGCGGGTCGACGCCCTCGGCGAGCTCCCGACCCTGTTGGATACGCTACCGGGAGACGGGCTGCTGGCGCTCTCGTTTCTCGATGCGCGCGCTGCCGACGGGCTCGTGCGCAAGTACCGCGTGATGATCGCCGACGGGGTGCTCCACCCGCTGCACCTCGCACTGGGCCGGCAGTGGAACCTGCACTACTTCAGTGCCGAGATGGCCGACGTGCCCGCCCATCGCGCGCAGGAAGCCGCGTTCCTGGCCGACATGCCGGGCGTACTCGGGCCACGCGTCATGGCGGCGCTCGAGCGCGTCCGCTCGGAGCTCGGGCTCGACTACGGCGGGATCGACTTCGGCATCGACGGCGAGGGCCGCGCGCTGATCTTCGAAGCCAACGCGACGATGGTCGTGCCCGAAGCCGATCCGGATCCGGCGTTCGCCTACCGCCGTCCGGCAGCGGAACGCGTGGTCGTCGCGGTGCGCACGATGTTGCTCGCGCGGGCGCGTTCCGGCCGGCGGCAGGCACCGCCGCCGGGCCGCTGA
- the recN gene encoding DNA repair protein RecN → MSALLRLTLEDVGLIARAEIAFGAGLTVITGETGSGKTMLLNGLGLALGDRAESDVVRAGAQRARATLEIVPDAALRARLAEAGFTLAADDDLIVQREVLAAGRSQARINGTPAAASQVRELIGELVDVVSQHEAQRLLGQAFALDLLDRFAGEAALAARAQVARSYDALRAARARADALRDADGRALARAEFARFAIAEIDAARIEDEGEDERLRERRDLLANAERVVAGLAIAGAALEDERGAVDALGAAETALAGLGRVGARFAALAEAAAALQSEVNELAARIAHERDAVELDPAELETIGARLDALDRLKRKYGGTLAAVREQRDALAAEIADVDERDERLAAAERDAAALAGELDARAAELSAARRAAAQTIASAVDAELAALAMPAARLRVALEPAPAIGPGGAERAELRFAANPGEPERPLARVASGGELSRVLLALIVVLADRRPRTALVFDEIDAGIGGATASAVGARLARLAEDGQVLCVTHLAQIAAVGADHVALRKSTAHGTTAITAVALDDAARRAEIARMLAGVEHGVALDHAAELLAARRR, encoded by the coding sequence ATGAGCGCGCTGCTGCGGCTGACGCTCGAAGACGTCGGCTTGATCGCGCGCGCCGAGATCGCGTTCGGCGCCGGCCTGACGGTGATCACCGGCGAGACCGGCTCGGGCAAGACGATGCTGCTCAACGGCCTGGGCCTGGCGCTGGGGGACCGCGCCGAGAGCGACGTCGTGCGCGCCGGCGCGCAGCGGGCGCGTGCGACGCTCGAGATCGTGCCCGACGCGGCGCTGCGCGCGCGCTTGGCCGAAGCCGGCTTCACCCTGGCCGCCGACGACGACCTGATCGTGCAGCGCGAAGTGCTGGCGGCGGGCCGCTCCCAGGCGCGCATCAACGGCACGCCCGCGGCGGCCAGTCAAGTGCGCGAGCTGATCGGCGAGCTGGTCGACGTCGTCTCGCAGCACGAGGCGCAGCGGCTGCTCGGCCAGGCGTTCGCGCTCGACCTGCTCGATCGCTTCGCCGGTGAAGCCGCGCTGGCGGCGCGCGCGCAGGTGGCTCGTTCCTACGACGCGCTGCGCGCGGCGCGCGCCCGCGCCGACGCGCTGCGCGACGCGGACGGCCGCGCGCTGGCGCGCGCCGAGTTCGCGCGCTTCGCGATCGCGGAGATCGACGCGGCGCGTATCGAGGACGAGGGCGAAGACGAGCGGCTGCGCGAGCGGCGCGACCTGTTGGCCAACGCCGAGCGGGTCGTCGCGGGCCTGGCGATCGCCGGCGCGGCCCTCGAGGACGAGCGCGGCGCGGTCGACGCGCTGGGCGCGGCCGAGACCGCGCTGGCCGGGCTGGGACGCGTCGGCGCGCGTTTCGCCGCGCTGGCCGAAGCGGCGGCGGCGTTGCAGTCGGAGGTCAACGAGTTGGCGGCCCGGATCGCGCACGAGCGCGACGCGGTCGAGCTCGATCCCGCCGAGCTGGAGACGATCGGCGCGCGGCTCGACGCGCTGGACCGCCTCAAACGCAAGTACGGCGGCACGCTGGCCGCGGTGCGAGAGCAGCGCGACGCGCTGGCGGCCGAGATCGCCGACGTCGACGAGCGCGACGAGCGGCTCGCCGCAGCCGAGCGCGACGCCGCGGCGCTGGCGGGCGAGCTCGACGCGCGCGCGGCCGAGCTGAGCGCGGCGCGGCGGGCCGCGGCGCAGACGATCGCGAGCGCGGTCGACGCCGAGCTGGCCGCGTTGGCGATGCCGGCCGCGCGCCTGCGCGTCGCGCTCGAACCGGCGCCCGCGATCGGTCCGGGCGGTGCCGAGCGTGCCGAGCTGCGCTTCGCCGCCAACCCCGGCGAACCGGAACGGCCGCTGGCGCGGGTGGCATCGGGCGGCGAGCTCTCGCGCGTCCTGCTCGCGCTGATCGTCGTGTTGGCGGATCGCCGTCCGCGCACCGCGCTCGTGTTCGACGAGATCGACGCCGGCATCGGCGGCGCGACCGCCTCCGCCGTCGGCGCGCGGTTGGCGCGCTTGGCCGAGGACGGGCAGGTGCTGTGCGTGACGCACTTGGCGCAGATCGCCGCCGTGGGCGCCGACCACGTCGCCCTGCGCAAGAGCACCGCGCACGGGACGACCGCGATCACCGCCGTCGCGCTCGACGACGCGGCGCGGCGCGCCGAGATCGCACGAATGCTGGCCGGTGTGGAGCACGGGGTCGCGCTCGACCACGCGGCCGAGCTGCTGGCCGCGCGCCGCCGCTGA
- a CDS encoding NAD(+)/NADH kinase has product MKSVALYVNTERPKAHETALRVTQIARAHGVAVGLCGAEGDGLDFIEDRCDLDVADLLITVGGDGTLLRGTRMVHERGIPILGVNTGRLGFLTEVEANEDGFTALARVFEGDVAYDERVALHAQVAGQHEVSFALNEVVIRRTAQARLAPYGLVLDGELVARLPADGVMVATPTGSTAYWLSVGGPIIHPAVDALGIAALLPHTLFARPLLVPSDATIEITCDGELTSANLETDGVVAADLHAGDRVLIRRAAMPVRFARVRSGAFFERLEQKLQWGVPIKSR; this is encoded by the coding sequence GTGAAGTCCGTGGCACTCTACGTGAATACCGAGCGGCCGAAGGCGCATGAGACGGCGCTGCGGGTGACGCAGATCGCGCGCGCGCACGGCGTGGCGGTCGGGCTGTGCGGCGCCGAAGGCGACGGGCTCGACTTCATCGAGGACCGGTGCGACCTCGACGTCGCCGATCTGTTGATCACCGTGGGCGGCGACGGGACGCTGCTGCGCGGGACGCGCATGGTCCACGAGCGCGGGATTCCGATCTTGGGCGTCAACACCGGGCGGCTCGGCTTCCTGACCGAGGTCGAAGCGAACGAGGACGGCTTCACCGCGCTGGCGCGCGTCTTCGAGGGCGACGTCGCCTACGACGAGCGGGTCGCGCTGCACGCGCAGGTCGCCGGGCAGCACGAGGTCAGCTTCGCGCTCAACGAGGTCGTCATCCGGCGTACCGCGCAGGCGCGGTTGGCGCCCTACGGCCTGGTGCTCGACGGCGAGCTGGTCGCGCGCTTGCCGGCCGACGGCGTGATGGTCGCGACGCCGACCGGCTCGACGGCGTACTGGCTGAGCGTCGGCGGCCCGATCATCCACCCCGCCGTCGACGCGCTCGGGATCGCGGCGCTGCTGCCGCACACGCTGTTCGCGCGCCCGCTGCTGGTCCCCAGCGATGCGACGATCGAGATCACCTGCGACGGCGAGCTGACCAGCGCCAACCTCGAGACGGACGGCGTCGTCGCGGCGGACTTGCACGCCGGCGACCGGGTGCTGATCCGCCGCGCCGCGATGCCGGTGCGCTTCGCGCGCGTTCGTTCGGGCGCGTTCTTCGAGCGCCTCGAGCAGAAGCTGCAATGGGGCGTCCCGATCAAATCGCGGTGA
- a CDS encoding TlyA family RNA methyltransferase: MIVSRERPTDARRLDAVVAAETGLTRSQARGLILAGRVRVDEAPATKPGANVRPGAQVAVEAAPRFVSRGGDKLEGALTAFDLDPSGLEALDVGASTGGFTDVLLQRGARHVTALDVGYGQLAWSLRTDPRVTVVERTNFRTLADDAFPGGFDLIVIDASFISLRTIVARAVAYLRAGGAIVALVKPQFEAGRARLGGGGVVRDPAVHAAVLREVRDAIQALGLHVVAAIRSPLRGPSGNVEFFYELRRDGTDVDDARLDALVAEAHAP; encoded by the coding sequence GTGATCGTGTCGCGTGAACGTCCAACCGACGCGCGCCGGCTCGACGCCGTCGTCGCCGCCGAGACCGGATTGACCCGCTCGCAAGCCCGCGGGCTGATCCTGGCCGGCCGCGTCCGCGTCGACGAAGCGCCCGCCACGAAGCCGGGTGCCAACGTACGTCCCGGCGCGCAGGTCGCCGTCGAAGCGGCGCCGCGTTTCGTCAGCCGCGGCGGCGACAAGCTCGAAGGCGCCTTGACGGCGTTCGACCTCGACCCGAGCGGCCTGGAAGCGCTCGACGTCGGCGCGTCGACCGGCGGCTTCACCGACGTGCTCTTGCAGCGCGGGGCGCGCCACGTGACCGCGCTCGACGTCGGTTACGGTCAGCTGGCCTGGTCGCTGCGCACCGACCCGCGCGTCACCGTCGTCGAACGGACCAACTTTCGCACCCTGGCCGACGACGCGTTTCCGGGCGGCTTCGACCTGATCGTGATCGACGCGTCCTTCATCTCGCTGCGCACGATCGTCGCGCGTGCCGTCGCGTACCTGCGCGCCGGCGGCGCGATCGTCGCGTTGGTGAAGCCGCAGTTCGAGGCCGGCCGGGCGCGGCTCGGCGGCGGCGGGGTCGTGCGCGACCCGGCCGTCCACGCGGCCGTGCTGCGCGAAGTGCGCGACGCGATCCAGGCGTTGGGCCTGCACGTGGTCGCCGCGATCCGCTCGCCGCTGCGCGGACCGTCCGGCAACGTCGAGTTCTTCTACGAGCTGCGTCGCGACGGAACCGACGTCGACGACGCGCGCCTGGACGCGCTCGTGGCCGAGGCACACGCACCGTGA
- a CDS encoding YoaK family protein, giving the protein MFNDARHGPLPAFLVALTVVSGIVDAVSFLRLGHVFVANMTGNVVFLGFAAAGAPGISAIGSILAMLCFALGAVVAGRLIVRHGAHRGRLLFAATSVQCGLVALATCVAALDPALDAVRYLVTVIMALAMGVQNATARRIGVPDLTTTVVTMSFTGLVADSPLAGGHGPSPWRRITGIVSMCLGAFVGALLVLRVSAVAALGTATLLLALTAMATWRASTTAASWTQAPAA; this is encoded by the coding sequence ATGTTCAACGACGCGCGTCACGGGCCGCTGCCGGCGTTCCTGGTTGCGCTCACCGTCGTCAGCGGGATCGTCGACGCGGTCAGCTTCTTACGGCTCGGTCACGTCTTCGTCGCCAACATGACCGGCAACGTCGTCTTCCTCGGCTTCGCGGCCGCCGGCGCGCCCGGGATCTCCGCGATCGGCTCGATCCTGGCGATGCTGTGCTTCGCGCTCGGCGCGGTCGTCGCCGGACGACTGATCGTGCGGCACGGCGCGCATCGCGGGCGGCTTCTCTTCGCGGCGACGTCCGTGCAATGCGGGCTGGTCGCGCTCGCGACGTGCGTCGCCGCGCTCGATCCCGCGTTGGACGCGGTGCGCTACCTGGTCACCGTGATCATGGCGCTCGCGATGGGCGTGCAGAACGCCACCGCGCGCCGCATCGGCGTCCCCGACCTAACCACCACCGTCGTCACGATGTCGTTCACCGGGCTGGTGGCCGACTCGCCACTCGCCGGCGGCCATGGTCCCTCACCCTGGCGGCGGATAACCGGGATCGTCTCGATGTGCCTGGGTGCGTTCGTCGGCGCGCTGCTGGTGCTGCGGGTGAGCGCCGTCGCCGCGCTCGGCACCGCGACGCTGCTCCTCGCGCTCACCGCGATGGCCACCTGGCGCGCATCGACGACGGCCGCGTCCTGGACGCAAGCGCCCGCGGCCTGA